One stretch of Chryseobacterium indologenes DNA includes these proteins:
- the bioA gene encoding adenosylmethionine--8-amino-7-oxononanoate transaminase: MNTIPPTNLQQRDKAVNWHPYTQMKTADNIIPIVKGKGLYLYDHEGKKYMDVVSSWWVTLHGHSHPYIAQRIFEQLNTLEQVIFAGFTHEPATQLSEKLLKLLPNNQEKVFYSDNGSTAVEVALKMCIQYAHNQGKEKTKILAFKNAYHGDTFGAMSVSGKSYWTKPFESRLFEVVFIDTPNTENLQNLQSQIEAIADKVACFIYEPLVQGAAGMLMYHAEDLNTLMKFCKEQKILMIQDEVFTGFGRTGKLFAAHYLTEQPDIMCFSKGLTGGTMPMGITTCSQAIYETFWSDDKHKTLFHGHSFTANPLACTAALASMELLLKDETLMNIKRISQQHSAFVKVLTNHPQVENARQIGTILAFDFKTGHGTSYFNEIGKKLYNEFLRRGIIMRPLGNVVYLVPPFCISAEELNIVYQNILEVLDQFKN; the protein is encoded by the coding sequence ATGAATACAATACCCCCAACAAACCTACAACAAAGAGATAAAGCCGTCAACTGGCATCCCTATACTCAGATGAAAACCGCTGACAATATCATTCCTATTGTCAAAGGAAAGGGGCTTTATCTTTATGATCATGAAGGCAAAAAATATATGGATGTGGTTTCTTCATGGTGGGTAACCCTACATGGACATTCACACCCTTATATTGCTCAACGCATATTTGAACAGCTTAATACTTTAGAGCAGGTGATTTTTGCAGGATTCACCCACGAACCAGCTACCCAGCTTTCGGAAAAGCTTTTAAAGCTTTTACCCAATAACCAGGAAAAAGTATTTTATTCCGATAATGGTTCAACAGCTGTAGAAGTTGCTTTAAAAATGTGTATTCAATATGCTCACAATCAAGGAAAAGAAAAAACAAAAATCCTTGCTTTTAAAAATGCATACCATGGTGATACCTTTGGCGCTATGTCTGTAAGCGGGAAAAGTTATTGGACCAAACCTTTTGAAAGCAGACTGTTTGAAGTAGTATTCATTGATACACCAAATACAGAAAACCTACAAAACTTACAGTCACAAATTGAAGCTATTGCTGATAAGGTGGCTTGTTTTATTTATGAACCATTAGTTCAGGGTGCTGCAGGAATGCTTATGTATCATGCAGAAGATCTCAATACTTTAATGAAATTCTGTAAAGAACAAAAAATTCTTATGATTCAGGATGAGGTCTTTACAGGATTCGGAAGAACCGGAAAACTTTTCGCAGCTCATTATCTTACTGAACAGCCGGATATCATGTGTTTTTCAAAAGGGCTGACAGGCGGGACAATGCCTATGGGCATAACAACATGTTCCCAGGCAATTTATGAAACTTTCTGGTCTGATGACAAACATAAAACCTTATTCCACGGACATTCCTTTACAGCGAACCCTTTAGCCTGTACTGCTGCTTTAGCAAGTATGGAATTATTACTTAAAGATGAAACACTCATGAATATTAAACGTATCTCTCAACAACATTCAGCGTTTGTAAAAGTTTTGACTAACCATCCTCAGGTTGAAAATGCCCGCCAGATCGGAACCATTCTGGCTTTTGATTTTAAAACAGGACATGGCACTTCTTACTTCAATGAAATAGGAAAAAAACTTTATAATGAGTTTCTACGAAGAGGAATCATTATGCGTCCATTAGGAAACGTTGTCTATCTGGTACCTCCGTTTTGTATTTCTGCGGAAGAACTCAATATTGTATATCAGAATATTCTGGAGGTTCTGGATCAGTTCAAAAATTAA
- a CDS encoding CynX/NimT family MFS transporter encodes MMKNEVKKNASYVLMILNILVVILISSNLRSPIVSVSPVLGDVREALKLDNFQVSLLTSIPLFMFAVCSVLVSRLSNMFGISKLLMYSLIILSFGLFLRISGSLWMLFVGSVFIGLGICIGNVVTPGYVKNNFPKQIGLMTGIFAVSMNLTAALASGFSVRIGEWTGFGWRGSLGIWLVIAALGFVVLILEMLFNKKNSDQPKAALGSSDFNMFKSSQAWNISIFMGLQSLFYYCMVAWLPSFLTDYNMPGESSGWVLFVIQITMIPITFCCPIIASKMKDQRIMILFICALMFGSTMMFVFMKSQWIYVNAVIIGISNGLSFSLSILFFSTRTKSSINAVKISGMAQSVGYLIAAFGPPVFGKLHDWDVSWNTSFYFLSIAVLIMFYFGMRAAKNKYVED; translated from the coding sequence ATGATGAAGAATGAAGTAAAAAAGAATGCTTCCTATGTTTTAATGATTCTGAATATACTGGTTGTGATATTAATCTCCAGTAATCTCCGTTCACCCATTGTTTCGGTATCTCCGGTACTTGGTGATGTTAGAGAAGCCCTGAAACTGGATAATTTCCAGGTAAGTCTTCTTACCTCAATTCCCCTTTTTATGTTTGCTGTATGCTCCGTTTTGGTGAGTCGTCTTTCCAATATGTTCGGAATTAGTAAACTGTTGATGTATTCATTAATTATTTTAAGTTTTGGATTATTTCTGAGGATTTCAGGCTCACTTTGGATGTTGTTTGTTGGTTCAGTATTTATTGGATTGGGAATTTGTATCGGAAATGTGGTCACCCCTGGGTATGTTAAGAATAATTTCCCAAAACAGATTGGTTTAATGACGGGGATTTTTGCTGTTTCTATGAATCTTACCGCTGCTTTGGCTTCTGGTTTCAGTGTGAGAATCGGTGAATGGACAGGTTTTGGATGGCGTGGTTCACTGGGAATATGGCTGGTGATTGCTGCGCTGGGATTTGTGGTGCTGATTCTTGAAATGTTATTTAATAAAAAGAATTCTGACCAGCCTAAAGCAGCTTTGGGAAGTTCTGATTTTAATATGTTCAAATCTTCTCAGGCATGGAATATCAGTATTTTTATGGGATTACAGTCCTTGTTTTATTATTGTATGGTTGCCTGGTTGCCTTCATTTCTTACGGATTATAATATGCCCGGTGAAAGTTCCGGCTGGGTACTTTTTGTCATCCAGATTACCATGATCCCTATTACATTCTGCTGCCCGATCATTGCCAGTAAAATGAAAGATCAAAGGATTATGATTCTGTTTATATGTGCTTTGATGTTCGGAAGTACTATGATGTTTGTTTTCATGAAATCTCAATGGATTTATGTGAATGCTGTGATTATTGGTATTTCCAATGGGCTGTCTTTCAGTTTATCCATTTTGTTTTTTTCTACCAGAACCAAAAGCAGTATCAATGCAGTAAAGATTTCCGGAATGGCACAATCTGTAGGCTATCTGATTGCAGCATTTGGACCTCCGGTATTTGGAAAACTGCATGATTGGGATGTTTCCTGGAATACATCATTCTATTTCTTAAGTATTGCTGTATTAATTATGTTTTATTTTGGAATGAGAGCGGCCAAAAATAAGTATGTAGAGGATTGA
- a CDS encoding helix-turn-helix domain-containing protein, with product MNANDSIIIDELNKPYFVWFEENWIHDNVLHQHEKGQLVYVESGFQYITIQERIYLLPQNHAAWIPPNALHKTNSHSEKIKLMIMFAEIDQKNSFYDEVNVFSVPPVLREMIKYAEKWSKLMKKDLGEIVFLKALFNELPYFVENSLKLHICLPKDKRLQKVIEHLHHHYNKEMRIEGLGELALVSSRSLERIFKKETGLTLSKYQQMLRIIKSLELLSSGNLTISETAYEVGYKSVQAYTRSFLAVMQCRPTDFMKNINLDIEKGIY from the coding sequence ATGAATGCTAACGACAGTATAATAATAGATGAACTTAATAAACCTTATTTTGTATGGTTTGAAGAAAATTGGATTCATGATAACGTTCTCCATCAACATGAAAAAGGTCAATTGGTATACGTAGAAAGTGGATTTCAGTACATCACTATTCAGGAACGCATTTATCTTCTTCCTCAAAATCATGCCGCCTGGATTCCTCCGAATGCCCTCCATAAAACCAATTCACATTCTGAAAAGATCAAACTGATGATTATGTTTGCAGAGATAGATCAGAAGAATTCCTTTTACGATGAGGTAAATGTATTTTCTGTTCCTCCCGTATTAAGAGAGATGATAAAATATGCTGAAAAATGGTCTAAACTAATGAAAAAAGACCTGGGAGAAATCGTATTTTTAAAAGCTCTTTTTAATGAGCTTCCTTATTTTGTAGAAAACTCTCTGAAGCTGCACATCTGTCTTCCGAAAGACAAACGGCTCCAAAAAGTCATCGAGCACCTTCACCATCATTATAATAAGGAGATGAGGATAGAAGGTCTGGGTGAACTGGCATTAGTTTCTTCCCGAAGTCTGGAACGAATATTCAAAAAGGAGACAGGTCTTACCCTAAGCAAATATCAACAAATGCTTCGTATCATTAAAAGTCTGGAATTGTTGAGTTCGGGAAATTTAACCATTTCAGAAACAGCGTATGAAGTAGGGTATAAAAGTGTACAGGCTTATACCAGAAGTTTCCTGGCAGTAATGCAATGCAGACCGACAGATTTTATGAAAAACATTAACTTAGATATAGAAAAAGGGATTTATTAA
- a CDS encoding MATE family efflux transporter codes for MEQQRQLILNEKMHKVMWQMSWPAVIAMVLYGLNNFLDGIFVGHLISNTALAAVGVAYPLAQFAQGFGTLIGTGLGAAVSIWIGAGDKDKLDRAMGTVNFLTLLFSFAITIPCYIFAKELVYMMGGRDEILNLGVEYFRATILGSFFWIHGLALNMLIRAEGRMKTAAWMIAVGLIVDVALKPLFIDSFGGGVSGAAWATNVSMIIYMVLGVWYYASGKASFVTRFWSLQYDKAIIRETLSLGMPGFIMMVMIVVQNIVVFNVIAKYGKDTDITFFTAVNRFYILLNTPLWGLMRALQPVSGMNFGAEKYERSIKAYRLFSFTGLIILLPFWLFVMFYPSEVLTVMIPNVHFQINQLTDFRVYMSVLPALPFIFMAMVWFPSVENARPATVISMVRQLVLYIPALLMIPMVYGIRSIYVVSAIIEWIVFVGVIYMISLNFKMLRKIKI; via the coding sequence ATGGAACAACAGAGACAGCTTATTTTAAATGAAAAAATGCATAAAGTAATGTGGCAGATGTCTTGGCCGGCAGTTATTGCAATGGTTCTTTACGGGCTGAATAATTTTCTCGATGGAATTTTTGTAGGGCATTTGATTAGCAATACCGCTTTGGCGGCAGTAGGAGTTGCTTATCCCTTGGCACAATTCGCACAGGGATTCGGAACGCTTATTGGTACGGGGTTAGGAGCTGCCGTAAGTATCTGGATCGGAGCAGGTGATAAAGATAAACTGGATAGAGCTATGGGAACGGTTAATTTTCTTACCCTTCTCTTTTCATTTGCCATTACGATTCCATGCTATATCTTCGCCAAAGAACTGGTGTATATGATGGGAGGAAGAGATGAAATCTTAAACTTAGGAGTGGAATATTTCAGAGCAACTATTCTTGGAAGCTTTTTCTGGATTCATGGTCTGGCACTGAATATGCTGATCCGCGCAGAAGGACGCATGAAAACAGCTGCCTGGATGATTGCAGTAGGTCTGATTGTAGATGTAGCATTAAAACCATTGTTTATTGATTCTTTCGGAGGTGGAGTCAGCGGAGCTGCTTGGGCAACCAATGTCTCCATGATCATCTATATGGTACTAGGAGTTTGGTATTATGCATCCGGAAAAGCATCTTTTGTTACCCGATTCTGGTCTTTACAATATGATAAAGCCATCATAAGGGAAACTCTTTCCTTAGGAATGCCCGGTTTTATTATGATGGTGATGATTGTGGTGCAGAACATTGTTGTTTTCAATGTAATTGCCAAGTACGGAAAAGATACAGATATAACCTTTTTTACAGCTGTCAATCGGTTCTATATTTTATTAAATACTCCGCTTTGGGGTTTAATGAGAGCTTTACAACCTGTATCGGGCATGAATTTCGGAGCAGAAAAATATGAAAGAAGCATCAAGGCATATCGGCTTTTCTCCTTTACAGGGCTTATCATTCTGCTTCCTTTCTGGCTTTTTGTGATGTTTTATCCATCAGAGGTTCTGACGGTAATGATTCCCAATGTGCATTTCCAGATCAACCAGCTCACCGATTTCAGAGTGTACATGAGTGTTTTGCCAGCCTTACCATTTATTTTTATGGCGATGGTTTGGTTTCCTTCTGTAGAAAATGCGCGGCCTGCGACTGTGATAAGTATGGTAAGACAATTAGTATTATATATTCCTGCCCTTCTCATGATTCCAATGGTATATGGAATCCGAAGTATTTATGTTGTAAGTGCGATTATAGAATGGATCGTTTTTGTTGGCGTAATTTATATGATAAGTTTAAATTTCAAAATGTTAAGAAAAATCAAAATTTAG
- a CDS encoding LysE family transporter has product MWFSFFIYTVLTALLPGPNNILALNSSMKSGYQKSKILLWGIYSGFTVVMILAAFFTGILLNSYGFLLNYLKYVGAVYLIYLAWSVMSGKPVEIDTEQEKHSSESKGDFWKGFLLQLVNVKIIIYGITAFSSFIFPRFKEIWIILVFALLLSVIGNSATWIWAVAGQKLHRFLNLHYKVVNTVMGILLLYCVVSLFL; this is encoded by the coding sequence ATGTGGTTTTCATTTTTTATTTACACTGTGTTAACGGCACTTCTACCTGGGCCTAATAATATCCTTGCTCTTAACAGCAGTATGAAATCAGGATATCAAAAAAGTAAAATATTACTTTGGGGAATTTACTCAGGCTTTACAGTAGTTATGATATTAGCTGCTTTTTTCACGGGAATCCTTTTGAATTCGTATGGCTTTCTTCTCAATTATCTCAAATATGTTGGCGCGGTTTATCTTATTTATCTTGCATGGTCTGTAATGTCTGGAAAGCCAGTTGAAATCGATACTGAACAGGAAAAACACTCTTCCGAATCAAAAGGTGACTTTTGGAAAGGTTTTCTTTTGCAATTAGTGAATGTTAAGATTATTATTTATGGAATAACGGCATTTAGCAGCTTTATTTTTCCTCGGTTTAAAGAGATTTGGATCATCCTTGTCTTTGCTCTTCTACTTTCTGTGATAGGCAATTCTGCTACCTGGATATGGGCTGTTGCCGGACAAAAATTGCATCGCTTTCTGAATCTCCATTATAAAGTAGTTAATACAGTTATGGGAATTCTCCTTTTATACTGTGTTGTAAGTTTATTCCTATAA
- a CDS encoding LysR family transcriptional regulator → MDIHQLKSFKTIVEKGNFQDAANELNYSLSAISYQIQQLENEVKFPLFEKIGRRMLPTEQSLKLIPHIKKIEEEIEQIKQLNSKDRKIEGSLTISVSDSLLTYILQPVLKEFIETAPEVKLKLKVRNCYEVQKEIIRNDIDLGIHYQVHGYDDQIRVTELSTFTVGVMASPLFSQQERNFDKKDQIKLCPVINNDPNGVYQQYFEEYLKKKNITTGQNIELWSIEAIKKSVMNNLGIACLPHFVVEEEIRKGDITEIAIKGFQRTVTMITAHHSNKWISPAMELFLKILNEQITCESAVNLTN, encoded by the coding sequence ATGGACATTCATCAGCTCAAAAGTTTTAAAACCATTGTGGAAAAAGGAAACTTTCAGGATGCCGCCAATGAACTTAATTATTCTCTGTCAGCAATCAGTTATCAAATTCAACAGCTTGAAAATGAAGTAAAATTTCCTTTGTTTGAAAAAATAGGCAGAAGAATGCTTCCTACTGAACAGTCTTTAAAGCTCATTCCCCATATCAAAAAAATTGAAGAGGAGATCGAACAGATCAAACAGCTGAATTCAAAAGACAGAAAGATAGAAGGAAGTCTTACTATTTCAGTGTCTGACAGCCTGTTGACTTATATCCTTCAACCTGTGCTGAAAGAGTTCATTGAAACAGCTCCTGAGGTAAAACTAAAATTAAAAGTGAGAAACTGCTATGAAGTTCAGAAAGAAATTATCCGGAATGATATTGATCTGGGGATTCACTATCAGGTACATGGATATGACGACCAAATTAGGGTTACAGAACTTTCAACTTTTACAGTGGGAGTGATGGCATCACCCTTATTTTCGCAACAGGAAAGGAATTTTGACAAAAAAGATCAGATTAAACTATGCCCGGTCATCAATAATGATCCGAATGGTGTTTATCAGCAATATTTTGAAGAATATCTTAAGAAAAAAAACATCACAACTGGTCAGAATATTGAGCTATGGAGCATAGAAGCGATCAAAAAAAGCGTAATGAATAATCTGGGAATAGCATGTCTACCTCATTTTGTTGTAGAAGAAGAGATCAGAAAAGGAGATATAACGGAAATTGCGATTAAAGGATTTCAGCGCACTGTTACGATGATTACGGCTCATCATTCTAATAAATGGATTAGTCCCGCCATGGAACTTTTTTTAAAAATTCTTAATGAACAAATTACCTGTGAATCTGCTGTTAACCTGACAAATTAA
- a CDS encoding CusA/CzcA family heavy metal efflux RND transporter — protein sequence MLNKIIEFSVKNKLIIALFTIGLVLFGVYETTKLPIDAQPDITNNQVQIITTAPSYGAADIERLVTFPIEQATSNISGITELRSLSRFGLSLVTVVFDDNTDVYWARQQVQERLQLVQDNIPDGIGKPELGPISTGLGEIFQYVVRAKKGYENVYDETELRTIQDWVVRRQLLGTKGVADVSSFGGKLKQYEIAINPNKLQAFNININDVFAALEKNNQNTGGAYIEKKETVLFIRSEGLLGTTEDIGSIQVAETKEGIPVHIKDVASVKIGYATRYGAMTYNDTGEVSGAIVLMLKGENANEVIGNIKQRLDKIQESLPEGVVIEPFLDRAKMVNNTISTVKTNLMEGALIVVFILVLFLGNFRAGLLVASVIPLAMLFAIIMMNIFGVGGNLMSLGALDFGLIVDGAVIIVEAVLHQLAHKKHFGKDNMLNKKEMDDQVSSSATKMVNSAVFGQIIILIVYLPIFTLQGIEGKMFKPMAQTVAFALIGAFILSLTYIPMMSSLVLSRKKKEKDNISDRVMAKVETGHQKFLMKALKYRKTIISGVIILFAGAVFTLSRMGGEFIPSLEEGDFAVEMRILQGSNINETKKITTQASGILLKQFPEVQKIVVKIGSAEIPTEPMPMDAGDMIIVLKPKKEWTSAKSFPELSEKMSKALSVIPGLTTSFQFPVQMRFNELMTGARQDIVCKIYGEDLDSLTTYAKKLGSIINTVKGAQDLYIEPVEGAPQVVIDYNRSELSRYNISVAEINRVINMAFAGQTAGALYEGEKKFDIVVRMDNDYKKDITSIQNLLVPTASGEQVPLSQLAKVELKDSPNQIQREDTKRRIIIGFNARERDVQSIVEELQQKVGKNLKFSPGYTIAYGGTFENLNEAKARLGVAVPISLVMIFLLLFFAFGSVKHSLLIYTAIPLSAIGGVYFLALRGMPFSISAGVGFIALFGVAVLNGIVLISEFNRLKKNGITNTSRIVLMGTRIRLRPVLMTAFVASLGFLPMAISNGAGAEVQRPLATVVIGGLMLATLLTLFVLPILYVLFEHINKDKMKFSKKINYKKLSVFLLLVSFGSLQAQENITFEQALEKAYQQNGTLKSSKLISDYQEKLKASYLDLPQLEITGAIGQIQGEETDNSFGISQRFSFPTVYSKRKQMLDAEWTASVINQNLTKAQLTKEVTDVFYRILVLQEKKKVLEYISQLYTNFADKAGLRLKKGEANILEESTAEIQKEQVKVQLNSLENDLNIAQLQLQLLLQSETAYQPAANKPIMNIGLQVSEEMVKQHPELQYLQQQIKVGEAEVQLEKSRLLPELLIGYTNQSMKNINNNRFNSVQVGVGIPLFTKGQRALAKAAQAKIAITENQYQRKEIELRSRLGQQLNNYMNQQKIIENYEQKQLPKSETILKTAQKQMDVGEIDYLNWVILVNQAVKTKADYIDNLEKLNQIGAELNFLISK from the coding sequence ATGTTAAACAAAATTATTGAGTTTTCTGTTAAGAATAAACTCATCATTGCTCTGTTCACTATAGGCCTGGTCCTTTTCGGAGTATATGAAACCACCAAATTACCTATTGATGCTCAGCCTGACATCACCAACAACCAGGTACAGATTATCACTACCGCGCCCTCTTATGGAGCAGCAGATATTGAGCGGCTCGTAACTTTTCCGATCGAGCAGGCAACCAGTAACATCAGTGGAATCACCGAACTCCGAAGTCTTTCCAGATTCGGGTTATCATTGGTAACTGTAGTTTTCGATGATAATACCGATGTGTATTGGGCCCGTCAACAGGTTCAGGAACGTCTGCAGCTCGTTCAGGACAATATTCCTGACGGAATTGGAAAACCCGAACTTGGACCTATTTCTACAGGGTTAGGAGAAATTTTTCAATATGTAGTAAGAGCCAAAAAAGGGTATGAAAATGTGTATGACGAAACGGAACTGAGAACCATTCAGGATTGGGTAGTGAGGCGACAGTTATTAGGAACCAAAGGAGTAGCCGATGTCAGCAGTTTCGGAGGAAAACTGAAACAATATGAAATTGCTATTAATCCTAATAAACTTCAGGCTTTTAATATCAATATCAACGATGTCTTTGCGGCGTTGGAAAAGAATAACCAAAATACTGGAGGTGCTTACATTGAAAAGAAAGAAACAGTTCTTTTTATCCGGAGTGAAGGTCTTTTGGGAACAACAGAAGATATCGGAAGTATTCAGGTAGCGGAAACAAAGGAAGGAATTCCTGTCCATATTAAAGATGTAGCTTCCGTAAAAATCGGATATGCCACAAGATATGGAGCCATGACCTATAATGATACGGGGGAAGTATCTGGAGCCATTGTATTAATGCTTAAAGGTGAAAATGCCAATGAAGTAATCGGCAATATCAAGCAAAGACTTGATAAAATTCAGGAGTCTTTACCTGAAGGCGTTGTGATTGAACCTTTCCTTGACCGTGCTAAAATGGTTAACAATACTATCAGCACTGTAAAAACAAACCTGATGGAGGGAGCTTTAATTGTGGTCTTCATTCTTGTTTTATTCCTTGGAAATTTCAGAGCCGGATTATTGGTTGCGTCTGTAATTCCTTTAGCCATGTTATTTGCCATTATTATGATGAATATCTTCGGGGTTGGAGGTAACCTGATGAGCCTTGGAGCTTTAGACTTCGGTCTTATTGTAGACGGAGCTGTTATCATTGTAGAGGCTGTTCTGCATCAGCTGGCTCATAAAAAGCATTTTGGAAAAGATAATATGCTAAACAAAAAGGAAATGGATGACCAGGTTTCCAGTTCTGCTACGAAAATGGTTAACAGTGCTGTTTTCGGACAAATTATTATCCTTATCGTATATCTTCCAATCTTTACGCTACAGGGAATTGAAGGGAAAATGTTCAAACCCATGGCACAAACAGTAGCATTTGCGTTGATTGGAGCGTTTATTCTTTCCCTTACATACATTCCTATGATGAGCTCATTGGTTTTAAGCAGAAAGAAAAAGGAAAAGGACAATATTTCCGACAGGGTAATGGCTAAAGTAGAAACAGGGCATCAAAAGTTCCTGATGAAGGCCTTAAAATATAGAAAAACAATTATTTCAGGGGTAATTATCCTTTTCGCCGGTGCCGTTTTTACATTGTCAAGAATGGGAGGAGAGTTTATTCCATCGCTGGAAGAAGGAGATTTCGCTGTTGAAATGAGAATCCTTCAGGGCAGTAATATTAATGAAACAAAAAAAATAACGACGCAGGCTTCCGGCATTCTTCTAAAACAGTTTCCGGAAGTACAGAAGATTGTTGTAAAGATAGGGAGTGCAGAAATCCCAACAGAACCAATGCCAATGGATGCAGGAGATATGATTATTGTTTTAAAACCTAAAAAAGAATGGACTTCTGCGAAATCTTTCCCTGAACTTTCGGAAAAGATGAGTAAAGCATTAAGTGTTATTCCTGGATTGACCACAAGCTTCCAGTTCCCCGTACAAATGCGTTTTAATGAACTGATGACAGGAGCCAGACAAGATATCGTTTGTAAAATTTACGGGGAAGATCTGGACAGTCTTACTACATACGCCAAAAAATTAGGTAGTATCATCAATACAGTAAAAGGAGCTCAGGATCTTTATATAGAACCTGTTGAAGGAGCTCCACAAGTAGTAATTGATTATAACCGTTCTGAATTATCAAGATACAATATTTCGGTTGCCGAGATTAACAGGGTAATTAATATGGCTTTTGCTGGGCAAACTGCCGGAGCATTATATGAAGGAGAGAAAAAGTTTGACATTGTTGTTAGGATGGATAATGATTATAAAAAAGATATTACCAGCATCCAAAATCTATTGGTTCCCACGGCTTCCGGAGAACAGGTCCCATTATCCCAGCTAGCAAAAGTAGAGCTTAAAGACAGCCCGAATCAGATCCAGAGAGAAGACACCAAAAGAAGAATTATCATTGGATTTAATGCAAGAGAAAGAGATGTTCAGAGCATTGTGGAGGAACTTCAGCAAAAAGTAGGGAAGAACCTGAAATTCTCACCAGGATATACCATTGCGTATGGAGGAACTTTTGAAAACCTAAACGAAGCTAAAGCAAGATTAGGGGTTGCCGTTCCTATTTCTTTGGTGATGATTTTCTTGCTGTTATTCTTTGCTTTCGGTTCTGTAAAACACAGTTTATTAATCTATACAGCAATACCATTATCAGCGATTGGTGGTGTCTATTTCCTTGCCTTAAGAGGAATGCCTTTCAGCATCAGTGCCGGAGTTGGATTCATTGCTTTGTTTGGGGTTGCCGTCCTTAACGGAATTGTTTTGATATCAGAATTTAACCGATTGAAAAAGAACGGAATAACAAACACCAGCAGAATTGTACTGATGGGAACAAGAATCAGGCTTCGTCCAGTTCTGATGACCGCTTTTGTGGCTTCATTAGGATTTCTGCCAATGGCAATCAGCAATGGAGCAGGAGCTGAAGTACAAAGGCCATTGGCCACCGTAGTCATTGGTGGTTTGATGCTCGCAACCCTATTAACCTTATTTGTACTTCCCATTCTTTACGTCTTATTTGAACATATTAATAAAGATAAAATGAAATTCTCTAAAAAAATAAACTATAAAAAACTGTCTGTTTTCTTACTATTGGTTTCTTTCGGAAGCCTTCAGGCTCAGGAAAATATTACTTTTGAACAGGCACTGGAAAAGGCATATCAACAAAACGGAACGCTTAAAAGTTCAAAGCTAATCTCTGATTATCAGGAGAAATTGAAAGCCAGCTACCTGGATCTTCCACAGTTGGAAATTACAGGGGCAATCGGACAGATTCAGGGTGAAGAAACAGACAATTCATTCGGGATTTCTCAAAGGTTCAGTTTTCCAACTGTTTATTCCAAGAGAAAACAGATGCTGGATGCGGAATGGACAGCAAGTGTTATTAATCAAAATCTTACCAAAGCACAGCTTACCAAAGAAGTTACAGATGTTTTTTACAGAATTTTAGTCCTTCAGGAAAAGAAAAAGGTATTGGAATACATCAGTCAGTTATACACCAACTTTGCAGACAAAGCAGGTCTAAGACTAAAAAAGGGGGAAGCCAATATTTTAGAAGAATCTACTGCTGAAATTCAGAAAGAGCAGGTAAAAGTACAATTAAATTCTCTTGAAAATGACCTGAATATAGCCCAACTACAGCTTCAGCTACTTCTTCAGTCAGAAACCGCTTATCAGCCTGCTGCCAATAAACCCATCATGAACATAGGGCTTCAGGTTTCAGAAGAAATGGTAAAACAACATCCTGAACTTCAATACCTGCAACAGCAGATTAAGGTGGGAGAAGCTGAAGTACAGCTTGAAAAAAGCAGACTGCTTCCTGAACTTCTGATTGGCTACACCAATCAGAGTATGAAAAACATTAATAACAACCGTTTTAATTCTGTTCAGGTGGGTGTAGGAATTCCGTTATTTACCAAAGGCCAGAGGGCTTTAGCCAAAGCAGCCCAGGCTAAAATTGCGATCACTGAAAATCAATACCAAAGAAAAGAAATTGAGCTTAGAAGCAGATTAGGACAACAACTCAACAACTATATGAATCAGCAGAAGATCATTGAAAATTACGAGCAAAAACAGCTTCCAAAATCTGAAACGATCTTAAAAACAGCTCAAAAGCAGATGGATGTGGGAGAAATTGATTATTTAAACTGGGTAATACTCGTAAATCAAGCCGTTAAGACCAAGGCAGATTACATCGATAACCTCGAAAAACTAAATCAGATAGGAGCAGAGCTTAATTTCTTAATTTCAAAATAA